In Triticum aestivum cultivar Chinese Spring chromosome 5B, IWGSC CS RefSeq v2.1, whole genome shotgun sequence, the following proteins share a genomic window:
- the LOC123115269 gene encoding uncharacterized protein produces MFLCSCTLFSGRESMAGGGGGGLVVRVWKEWGIQILVVTSFLLQLVLLIFGGFRRRSSSAVLMAFLWLSYLMADNIAVYALGHMTLESRPRDAGLVAFWATFFLLHLGGQDTITAFSMEDNQLWRRHLLTLVVQASGAGYALHRYTIPGTWTLVSATIVMFIVGFLKYGERVCALQRGNNDTFDYLRSPPNKVSDRPKSRAKMNKEELILLDSHRMFHFCKAAFSSVSRQTRFENMLLFYFSNKVELPYKCDMDMYDLVEAEISLLYDVFYTKAQVIHTWLGYLIRAISLLGTVIAFLLFLLDDSKGAYSRVGVSISYLLLAGAIILETASVFRAVGSTWTCEYLHRQGWDRTNAIIIGQHNVLDYYCPEEAKLTRMINKVTLLKEWWIKVGFSGNTKITVELKQLVLARILRTMTDDSSTWSIWDSQGRAALAEYGLLENSFCFSVEGRSFTDIIHMWQVATDIYLNLNTPADMEDGKQLLAAINVLSNYMGFLMLHPSLLPTGIPLDPAVSNSVTNGDIIYGISRKELAVQLLSRRDRSTTNLSGHLARELLQKGYDLPMLQVIFGVWVELLCYAAHHSNHISHCKQLGSGGEFLTVIRLVIDHTELFHKYKNYTPPPINPGHYVHMGEMMNDC; encoded by the exons ATGTTCTTATGTTCCTGTACGCTTTTCAGTGGACGGGAATCAATggcaggagggggaggaggaggactggtGGTGCGTGTGTGGAAAGAATGGGGGATCCAGATCTTGGTTGTCACCAGCTTCCTGCTTCAGCTCGTCCTCCTCATCTTCGGTgggttccggcggcgaagctcctctgcTGTGTTGATGGCCTTCCTCTGGCTGTCCTACCTGATGGCTGATAACATCGCGGTATACGCCCTTGGCCACATGACTCTGGAAAGCAGGCCCCGCGACGCTGGGCTTGTGGCGTTTTGGGCAACCTTCTTTCTGCTCCACCTCGGTGGTCAGGACACCATCACCGCCTTCTCCATGGAGGACAACCAGCTCTGGAGGCGCCACCTGCTGACTCTCGTGGTGCAGGCATCAGGAGCCGGCTACGCCCTGCACCGCTACACCATACCTGGTACCTGGACTTTGGTCTCAGCCACCATAGTGATGTTCATAGTGGGTTTTCTCAAGTATGGGGAGAGGGTGTGCGCTCTCCAAAGAGGTAATAATGACACGTTTGATTATCTGCGCTCCCCCCCAAATAAAGTGTCTGACAGGCCGAAGAGCAGAGCTAAGATGAACAAAGAAGAGTTGATTCTACTGGATTCTCATCGCATGTTCCATTTTTGCAAGGCTGCGTTTTCCAGTGTCAGTCGGCAAACTCGGTTTGAGAACATGCTTCTATTTTATTTCAGTAATAAGGTGGAACTGCCGTATAAATGCGACATGGACATGTATGACCTGGTGGAGGCGGAGATATCCCTTCTGTACGACGTATTCTACACTAAG GCGCAAGTGATCCACACTTGGCTGGGATACTTGATCCGTGCCATCTCACTGCTTGGCACGGTGATCGCATTCTTGTTGTTCCTCCTTGACGACAGTAAAGGTGCTTACAGCAGAGTAGGTGTCTCCATCAGTTACTTGCTATTGGCTGGGGCCATCATCCTGGAAACAGCATCGGTGTTTAGAGCTGTAGGATCGACATGGACGTGCGAGTACTTGCATCGTCAGGGATGGGACCGAACTAATGCTATTATTATTGGGCAACATAATGTGCTGGATTACTACTGTCCAGAGGAAGCCAAGCTTACAAGGATGATCAATAAGGTAACTCTACTTAAAGAGTGGTGGATAAAGGTTGGATTCTCAGGCAATACGAAGATCACAGTTGAGTTGAAGCAGCTAGTGCTAGCACGGATATTGAGAACAATGACTGATGATTCTAGTACATGGAGCATCTGGGACTCACAGGGCAGAGCAGCGCTTGCGGAGTACGGGCTCTTGGAAAATAGTTTCTGCTTTTCTGTCGAGGGCAGGAGTTTCACTGATATAATTCACATGTGGCAGGTTGCAACCGACATTTACCTTAACCTCAACACGCCTGCTGATATGGAGGATGGTAAACAACTTCTAGCAGCAATAAATGTACTATCTAACTACATGGGTTTTCTAATGCTGCACCCAAGCTTACTGCCCACCGGAATTCCACTCGATCCTGCTGTCTCTAATAGTGTGACGAATGGCGATATAATCTACGGTATTTCTAGGAAGGAACTTGCAGTGCAATTGCTTAGCAGGCGGGATCGTTCTACGACCAATCTCTCCGGACATCTTGCTCGTGAGCTCCTTCAAAAGGGATATGACTTGCCGATGCTGCAAGTCATCTTCGGGGTGTGGGTGGAGTTGCTGTGCTATGCAGCCCACCACAGCAACCATATTTCTCACTGCAAACAACTTGGCAGTGGCGGTGAGTTCCTCACTGTTATCCGCCTCGTCATAGATCACACCGAGCTATTTCACAAGTATAAGAATTATACTCCGCCACCTATTAACCCTGGTCACTATGTTCATATGGGCGAGATGATGAACGATTGCTGA